The following proteins come from a genomic window of Solea solea chromosome 3, fSolSol10.1, whole genome shotgun sequence:
- the LOC131455970 gene encoding dynactin subunit 1-like isoform X7: MALSRRHSYTPRLTSPLISKMSSAGTVESGKPPKIGSIVEVTGKGQRGTVAYIGATLFASGKWVGVILDEPKGKNDGTVQGKRYFNCQENHGIFVRQSQIQVVEEGSSATSPDIPESGTAKTLRLRDIPETPKASKQASRESLSSSLSDVSEVSLSSHQGALGAPVMPQPSGSSAAAAVPATPSKEEPAISKQEEESLRAQVKDLEEKLETLKMKRTEDKAKLKELEKHKIQLEQLQEWKNKMQEQQTELQKQLKEAKKEAREAQEAKDHYMEEMSDTADAIEMATLDKEMAEERAESLQVEVETLKEKVEELSMDLEILRHEISEKGSDGAASSYHVKQLEEQNSRLKEALVRMRDLSASEKQEHVKLQKQMEKKNTELETLRTQKEKLQDEVKQAEATIDELKEQVDAALGSEEMVETLTERNLDLEEKVRELRETVTDLEAINEMNDELQENARETEMELREQVDMSSAKVREAEKRVEAAQETVADYQQTINKYRELTTGLQDANRELISQQNANAEQVQQPPAELFDFKIKFAETKAYAKAIEMELRKMEVAQSSRQVSLLTSFMPDSFLRHGGDHDCILVLLLIPRLICKADLISKQAQEKFDLNGNLVQGTALRGPPGEQRSFAAGLVYSLNLLQATLHKYEQALNTCSVEVFKRMGTLYSEMTFHERSLDYFIDLLYKDQLDETVQVEPLTKAIKYYQQLYSVHLADHTEDCTVQLADHIKFTQSALDCMGVEVARLRAFLAAGQESSNLAVLLKDLDTSCSDIRQFCKKIRRRMPGTDVVGVPAALNYGPEVSETLTESRRQLTRVVAVLQEVAAAGAQMAAPLPEQEGLNALKMDDITFKAVEQVYGSHGQSDPECLRQSCSSVIATMNKMATAMQEGEYDGDKPQCKTTPVEMRAATVRAEMTDAEGLGVKLEDRETVIKELKKSLKIKGEELSEANVRLSLLEKKLDTSTKDADERVEKIQTKLNENLALLKKKEKEFEETMDALQADIDQLEAEKAELKLRITNQSKMTIEGLRGSPASGIASLVQGVGGVPPSITGPMEVVDSPLLRQQVEVQRLGIKCLKNENNRLKAEKMRAQLASLPPLCPSKLPQVSKESSMPPEGLNTGIYRRTDQLLATLLKLSTEFKVVDITGKTAVSASAQMLEQTARLQNLSDALDKLKGEVAEHVVSYQPGAKASSDFATFPVSSFVKAKQEKQGKTVFVGRVSVPCARGQEQVHRLVLSQQQLQQVHSLLMA, translated from the exons ATGGCTTTGAGCAGGCGACATTCTTATACCCCCAGG CTGACCAGCCCACTGATCAGCAAAATGAGCAGTGCAGGAACAGTGGAGAGTGGTAAACCTCCAAAA ATTGGTTCTATAGTAGAGGTGACGGGGAAGGGTCAGCGTGGCACTGTTGCCTACATTGGAGCCACACTCTTTGCCTCTGGGAAATGGGTGGGTGTCATACTAGATGAACCTAAAGGCAAAAATGATGGCACCGTGCAGGGAAAACGCTACTTCAACTGTCAGGAAAATCATGGGATATTTGTCAGACAATCACAG ATTCAAGTGGTGGAAGAAGGCTCAAGTGCCACCTCACCAGATATTCCTGAGTCTGGCACTGCCAAGACACTCAGACTAAGAG ACATTCCAGAGACTCCTAAAGCATCCAAGCAG GCGTCTCGAGAGAGCCTGTCGTCCTCTCTGTCTGATGTCAGTGAGGTGAGCCTGTCCTCCCACCAGGGTGCACTGGGAGCTCCCGTCATGCCTCAGCCCAGTGGGTCATCTGCGGCAGCCGCAGTCCCAGCTACTCCCAGTAAG GAGGAACCTGCCATTTCCAAACAG GAGGAGGAATCACTGCGAGCTCAGGTCAAAGACCTGGAGGAGAAATTGGAGACATTGAAGATGAAGCGGACAGAGGACAAAGCCAAACTAAAGGAgcttgaaaaacacaaaattcagCTGGAGCAGCTTCAGGAATGGAAGAACAAAATGCAGGAACAGCAAACTGAGCTGCAGAAACAACTGAAAGAAGCCAAGAAG GAAGCCCGTGAAGCACAGGAGGCCAAGGACCACTACATGGAAGAAATGTCGGACACAGCAGATGCAATTGAGATGGCAACACTGGACAAAGAGATGGCTGAGGAGCGAGCAGAGTCGTTGCAAGTAGAGGTGGAAACACTGAAAGAGAAAGTGGAGGAGCTTTCCATGGACCTGGAGATCCTTAGACATGAGATTTCAGAGAAAG gCTCAGATGGAGCTGCCTCAAGCTACCATGTCAAACAGCTGGAGGAGCAGAACAGTAGACTGAAGGAGGCGCTAGTCag GATGCGTGACCTGTCTGCTTCAGAGAAACAGGAACATGTGAAGCTACAGAAgcagatggagaagaagaacacaGAGCTGGAGACTCTCAGGACGCAGAAGGAAAAACTACAGGATGAAGTCAAGCAGGCAGAGGCCACTATTGATGAACTGAAAGAGCAG GTGGATGCTGCTCTGGGTTCAGAGGAGATGGTGGAGACGCTGACAGAGAGGAACCTCGACTTGGAAGAGAAAGTCAGAGAGCTGAGAGAAACAGTCACAGATTTG GAGGCGATCAATGAGATGAATGATGAGCTGCAGGAGAACGCCAGGGAGACTGAAATGGAGTTGAGAGAACAGGTGGACATGAGCAGTGCAAAGGtcagggaggctgagaagagAGTTGAGGCTGCTCAAGAGACTGTTGCTGATTACCAACAGACGATCAACAAATACAGAGAGCTCACCACAGGGCTGCAG GATGCTAATAGGGAGCTGATCAGTCAGCAGAATGCCAATGCTGAACAAGTTCAGCAACCACCTGCAGAACTATTTGACTTTAAGATCAAATTTGCAGAGACCAAGGCCTACGCCAAG GCCATTGAGATGGAGCTGAGGAAAATGGAAGTGGCTCAGTCTAGCAGACAGGTTtccctcctcacctccttcATGCCAGACTCCTTTCTCCGTCATGGTGGAGATCATGACTGCATTTTGGTTCTTCTTCTTATCCCCAGGCTCATCTGCAAG GCTGATCTCATCAGTAAACAAGCCCAAGAGAAGTTTGACTTGAATGGGAACCTGGTGCAGGGGACAGCGTTGAGAGGTCCTCCAGGAGAACAGCGCAGTTTTGCTGCAGGACTGGTGTACTCCCTCAATCTGCTGCAGGCTACGCTGCACAAATATGAACA GGCTCTAAATACCTGCAGTGTAGAGGTTTTTAAGCGCATGGGTACACTTTACTCTGAAATGACCTTCCATGAGCGCTCCCTGGATTATTTCATTGATCTGCTGTATAAAGACCAGCTGGATGAGACTGTTCAGGTGGAGCCCCTGACTAAAGCTATCAAGTACTATCAG CAACTGTACAGTGTCCATCTGGCAGATCATACTGAGGACTGCACCGTGCAGCTGGCTGACCATATCAAG TTTACCCAGAGCGCCCTGGACTGTATGGGAGTGGAAGTTGCTCGTCTGCGGGCTTTCCTGGCGGCTGGTCAGGAGAGCTCCAACCTTGCCGTGCTTCTGAAGGACCTGGACACTTCCTGCTCTGACATCAGACAGTTCTGTAAGAAGATACGCCGTCGCATGCCTGGAACAGATGTGGTTGGAGTTCCTGCTGCTCTCAATTATGGACCAGAG GTGTCAGAGACGCTGACAGAGAGCAGACGCCAGCTGACCCGTGTGGTGGCCGTGCTGCAGGAAGTGGCAGCAGCTGGGGCTCAGATGGCTGCTCCGCTGCCAGAACAGGAAGGTCTCAATGCTCTCAAAATGGATGATATCACCTTCAAGGCTGTGGAGCAG GTTTATGGCTCCCATGGGCAGAGTGACCCAGAATGTCTGCGTCAGTCCTGCAGTTCTGTCATAGCTACCATGAACAAGATGGCTACTGCCATGCAAGAAGGAGAGTATGATGGTGACAAACCTCAGTGCAAG ACCACCCCTGTTGAGATGAGAGCAGCCACCGTCAGGGCCGAGATGACGGATGCTGAGGGTCTAGGAGTTAAACtagaagacagagagacagtaaTTAAGGAGCTCAAGAAGTCTCTCAAGATCAAG GGTGAGGAGCTGAGTGAAGCCAACGTTCGTCTGAGTCTGCTGGAGAAGAAGCTAGACACCTCCACCAAAGATGCAGATGAAAGAGTGGAGAAGATTCAGACCAAACTCAACGAGAATCTCGCCCtgttgaagaagaaagaaaa GGAATTTGAGGAAACAATGGATGCCCTGCAGGCTGATATCGACCAGCTGGAGGCGGAGAAGGCAGAGCTGAAACTACGCATCACGAACCAATCAAAGATGACCATCGAAGGCCTGAGAGGGTCACCTGCCTCTGGAATTGCCTCACTTGTTCAGGGTGTAGGAG GTGTTCCTCCATCCATAACCGGGCCAATGGAAGTGGTggactctcctctcctcagacaGCAGGTTGAGGTTCAGAGACTGGGCATTAAATGCCTcaagaatgaaaacaacagaCTCAAG GCAGAGAAGATGAGAGCCCAGCTGGCCTCTCTGCCTCCGCTCTGCCCCTCCAAACTGCCACAAGTGTCCAAAGAAAGTTCTATGCCTCCAGAGGGTCTGAACACTGGCATCTATCGTAGAACGGACCAACTGCTGGCGACACTGCTAAAGCTCAGTACAGAGTTTAAGGTGGTGGACATCACTGGGAAAACAGCAG TTAGTGCCAGTGCCCAGATGCTGGAGCAGACGGCTCGGCTGCAGAACCTCAGTGATGCTCTGGACAAACTCAAG GGAGAAGTAGCTGAACATGTAGTTTCATATCAGCCTGGAGCAAAGGCTTCCTCTGACTTTGCCACCTTCCCAGTCTCCTCCTTTGTTAAG GCTAAGCAAGAGAAGCAAGGAAAAACAGTGTTTGTAGGTCGTGTTTCCGTTCCATGCGCACGTGGACAGGAACAGGTCCACCGTCTCGTCctatcacagcagcagctgcagcaagtGCACTCCCTCCTTATGGCATAA
- the LOC131455970 gene encoding dynactin subunit 1-like isoform X4 — translation MSSAGTVESGKPPKIGSIVEVTGKGQRGTVAYIGATLFASGKWVGVILDEPKGKNDGTVQGKRYFNCQENHGIFVRQSQIQVVEEGSSATSPDIPESGTAKTLRLRDIPETPKASKQTPLTIKKSSTRRSAKWNTPRLAPAISLPSLLVRPSGRYSLPMTASRESLSSSLSDVSEVSLSSHQGALGAPVMPQPSGSSAAAAVPATPSKEEPAISKQEEESLRAQVKDLEEKLETLKMKRTEDKAKLKELEKHKIQLEQLQEWKNKMQEQQTELQKQLKEAKKEAREAQEAKDHYMEEMSDTADAIEMATLDKEMAEERAESLQVEVETLKEKVEELSMDLEILRHEISEKGSDGAASSYHVKQLEEQNSRLKEALVRMRDLSASEKQEHVKLQKQMEKKNTELETLRTQKEKLQDEVKQAEATIDELKEQVDAALGSEEMVETLTERNLDLEEKVRELRETVTDLEAINEMNDELQENARETEMELREQVDMSSAKVREAEKRVEAAQETVADYQQTINKYRELTTGLQDANRELISQQNANAEQVQQPPAELFDFKIKFAETKAYAKAIEMELRKMEVAQSSRQVSLLTSFMPDSFLRHGGDHDCILVLLLIPRLICKADLISKQAQEKFDLNGNLVQGTALRGPPGEQRSFAAGLVYSLNLLQATLHKYEQALNTCSVEVFKRMGTLYSEMTFHERSLDYFIDLLYKDQLDETVQVEPLTKAIKYYQQLYSVHLADHTEDCTVQLADHIKFTQSALDCMGVEVARLRAFLAAGQESSNLAVLLKDLDTSCSDIRQFCKKIRRRMPGTDVVGVPAALNYGPEVSETLTESRRQLTRVVAVLQEVAAAGAQMAAPLPEQEGLNALKMDDITFKAVEQVYGSHGQSDPECLRQSCSSVIATMNKMATAMQEGEYDGDKPQCKTTPVEMRAATVRAEMTDAEGLGVKLEDRETVIKELKKSLKIKGEELSEANVRLSLLEKKLDTSTKDADERVEKIQTKLNENLALLKKKEKEFEETMDALQADIDQLEAEKAELKLRITNQSKMTIEGLRGSPASGIASLVQGVGGVPPSITGPMEVVDSPLLRQQVEVQRLGIKCLKNENNRLKAEKMRAQLASLPPLCPSKLPQVSKESSMPPEGLNTGIYRRTDQLLATLLKLSTEFKVVDITGKTAVSASAQMLEQTARLQNLSDALDKLKGEVAEHVVSYQPGAKASSDFATFPVSSFVKAKQEKQGKTVFVGRVSVPCARGQEQVHRLVLSQQQLQQVHSLLMA, via the exons ATGAGCAGTGCAGGAACAGTGGAGAGTGGTAAACCTCCAAAA ATTGGTTCTATAGTAGAGGTGACGGGGAAGGGTCAGCGTGGCACTGTTGCCTACATTGGAGCCACACTCTTTGCCTCTGGGAAATGGGTGGGTGTCATACTAGATGAACCTAAAGGCAAAAATGATGGCACCGTGCAGGGAAAACGCTACTTCAACTGTCAGGAAAATCATGGGATATTTGTCAGACAATCACAG ATTCAAGTGGTGGAAGAAGGCTCAAGTGCCACCTCACCAGATATTCCTGAGTCTGGCACTGCCAAGACACTCAGACTAAGAG ACATTCCAGAGACTCCTAAAGCATCCAAGCAG ACCCCATTGACTATTAAGAAG tcTTCTACCCGCCGCTCTGCCAAG TGGAACACACCACGCCTTGCACCTGCcatctccctcccctccctcttgGTGCGTCCCTCCGGCCGCTACAGCCTGCCAATGACG GCGTCTCGAGAGAGCCTGTCGTCCTCTCTGTCTGATGTCAGTGAGGTGAGCCTGTCCTCCCACCAGGGTGCACTGGGAGCTCCCGTCATGCCTCAGCCCAGTGGGTCATCTGCGGCAGCCGCAGTCCCAGCTACTCCCAGTAAG GAGGAACCTGCCATTTCCAAACAG GAGGAGGAATCACTGCGAGCTCAGGTCAAAGACCTGGAGGAGAAATTGGAGACATTGAAGATGAAGCGGACAGAGGACAAAGCCAAACTAAAGGAgcttgaaaaacacaaaattcagCTGGAGCAGCTTCAGGAATGGAAGAACAAAATGCAGGAACAGCAAACTGAGCTGCAGAAACAACTGAAAGAAGCCAAGAAG GAAGCCCGTGAAGCACAGGAGGCCAAGGACCACTACATGGAAGAAATGTCGGACACAGCAGATGCAATTGAGATGGCAACACTGGACAAAGAGATGGCTGAGGAGCGAGCAGAGTCGTTGCAAGTAGAGGTGGAAACACTGAAAGAGAAAGTGGAGGAGCTTTCCATGGACCTGGAGATCCTTAGACATGAGATTTCAGAGAAAG gCTCAGATGGAGCTGCCTCAAGCTACCATGTCAAACAGCTGGAGGAGCAGAACAGTAGACTGAAGGAGGCGCTAGTCag GATGCGTGACCTGTCTGCTTCAGAGAAACAGGAACATGTGAAGCTACAGAAgcagatggagaagaagaacacaGAGCTGGAGACTCTCAGGACGCAGAAGGAAAAACTACAGGATGAAGTCAAGCAGGCAGAGGCCACTATTGATGAACTGAAAGAGCAG GTGGATGCTGCTCTGGGTTCAGAGGAGATGGTGGAGACGCTGACAGAGAGGAACCTCGACTTGGAAGAGAAAGTCAGAGAGCTGAGAGAAACAGTCACAGATTTG GAGGCGATCAATGAGATGAATGATGAGCTGCAGGAGAACGCCAGGGAGACTGAAATGGAGTTGAGAGAACAGGTGGACATGAGCAGTGCAAAGGtcagggaggctgagaagagAGTTGAGGCTGCTCAAGAGACTGTTGCTGATTACCAACAGACGATCAACAAATACAGAGAGCTCACCACAGGGCTGCAG GATGCTAATAGGGAGCTGATCAGTCAGCAGAATGCCAATGCTGAACAAGTTCAGCAACCACCTGCAGAACTATTTGACTTTAAGATCAAATTTGCAGAGACCAAGGCCTACGCCAAG GCCATTGAGATGGAGCTGAGGAAAATGGAAGTGGCTCAGTCTAGCAGACAGGTTtccctcctcacctccttcATGCCAGACTCCTTTCTCCGTCATGGTGGAGATCATGACTGCATTTTGGTTCTTCTTCTTATCCCCAGGCTCATCTGCAAG GCTGATCTCATCAGTAAACAAGCCCAAGAGAAGTTTGACTTGAATGGGAACCTGGTGCAGGGGACAGCGTTGAGAGGTCCTCCAGGAGAACAGCGCAGTTTTGCTGCAGGACTGGTGTACTCCCTCAATCTGCTGCAGGCTACGCTGCACAAATATGAACA GGCTCTAAATACCTGCAGTGTAGAGGTTTTTAAGCGCATGGGTACACTTTACTCTGAAATGACCTTCCATGAGCGCTCCCTGGATTATTTCATTGATCTGCTGTATAAAGACCAGCTGGATGAGACTGTTCAGGTGGAGCCCCTGACTAAAGCTATCAAGTACTATCAG CAACTGTACAGTGTCCATCTGGCAGATCATACTGAGGACTGCACCGTGCAGCTGGCTGACCATATCAAG TTTACCCAGAGCGCCCTGGACTGTATGGGAGTGGAAGTTGCTCGTCTGCGGGCTTTCCTGGCGGCTGGTCAGGAGAGCTCCAACCTTGCCGTGCTTCTGAAGGACCTGGACACTTCCTGCTCTGACATCAGACAGTTCTGTAAGAAGATACGCCGTCGCATGCCTGGAACAGATGTGGTTGGAGTTCCTGCTGCTCTCAATTATGGACCAGAG GTGTCAGAGACGCTGACAGAGAGCAGACGCCAGCTGACCCGTGTGGTGGCCGTGCTGCAGGAAGTGGCAGCAGCTGGGGCTCAGATGGCTGCTCCGCTGCCAGAACAGGAAGGTCTCAATGCTCTCAAAATGGATGATATCACCTTCAAGGCTGTGGAGCAG GTTTATGGCTCCCATGGGCAGAGTGACCCAGAATGTCTGCGTCAGTCCTGCAGTTCTGTCATAGCTACCATGAACAAGATGGCTACTGCCATGCAAGAAGGAGAGTATGATGGTGACAAACCTCAGTGCAAG ACCACCCCTGTTGAGATGAGAGCAGCCACCGTCAGGGCCGAGATGACGGATGCTGAGGGTCTAGGAGTTAAACtagaagacagagagacagtaaTTAAGGAGCTCAAGAAGTCTCTCAAGATCAAG GGTGAGGAGCTGAGTGAAGCCAACGTTCGTCTGAGTCTGCTGGAGAAGAAGCTAGACACCTCCACCAAAGATGCAGATGAAAGAGTGGAGAAGATTCAGACCAAACTCAACGAGAATCTCGCCCtgttgaagaagaaagaaaa GGAATTTGAGGAAACAATGGATGCCCTGCAGGCTGATATCGACCAGCTGGAGGCGGAGAAGGCAGAGCTGAAACTACGCATCACGAACCAATCAAAGATGACCATCGAAGGCCTGAGAGGGTCACCTGCCTCTGGAATTGCCTCACTTGTTCAGGGTGTAGGAG GTGTTCCTCCATCCATAACCGGGCCAATGGAAGTGGTggactctcctctcctcagacaGCAGGTTGAGGTTCAGAGACTGGGCATTAAATGCCTcaagaatgaaaacaacagaCTCAAG GCAGAGAAGATGAGAGCCCAGCTGGCCTCTCTGCCTCCGCTCTGCCCCTCCAAACTGCCACAAGTGTCCAAAGAAAGTTCTATGCCTCCAGAGGGTCTGAACACTGGCATCTATCGTAGAACGGACCAACTGCTGGCGACACTGCTAAAGCTCAGTACAGAGTTTAAGGTGGTGGACATCACTGGGAAAACAGCAG TTAGTGCCAGTGCCCAGATGCTGGAGCAGACGGCTCGGCTGCAGAACCTCAGTGATGCTCTGGACAAACTCAAG GGAGAAGTAGCTGAACATGTAGTTTCATATCAGCCTGGAGCAAAGGCTTCCTCTGACTTTGCCACCTTCCCAGTCTCCTCCTTTGTTAAG GCTAAGCAAGAGAAGCAAGGAAAAACAGTGTTTGTAGGTCGTGTTTCCGTTCCATGCGCACGTGGACAGGAACAGGTCCACCGTCTCGTCctatcacagcagcagctgcagcaagtGCACTCCCTCCTTATGGCATAA